Genomic window (Enoplosus armatus isolate fEnoArm2 chromosome 22, fEnoArm2.hap1, whole genome shotgun sequence):
GTCTCAAAAAGGTGAGTTTAAGTTGTAGCAACTGACAGTTTTGACACTATTTGCTTtacatttgctttattttgcaTATGAATATACTTTTTTACCAGACTACGCTAAGGGCTTTGGAGGAAAGTACggggtggagaaggagaaggtggACAAAGCTGCTTTGGGGTACGACTAtaaaggagaaacagagaagcaCCAGTCACAGAAAGGTAAGTTAAAGCTGTCGCATTTGTCAGCTTTGACACCTTTTGACACCTGACATCTGATTGCTTTATTCTATACTCTTATTCATGTCACATTCAGATTACTCAAAGGGATTTGGAGGGAAGTTTGGTGTTGAGAAGGAGAAAGTGGATAAAGCTGCTTTAGGCTACGATTACAAGGGCGAGACGGAAAAACATCAGTCACAAAAAGGTGAGGAAACACTCgcatatgtatattttaaaatatcagAGGACATCAGACTGATCAGATTTATCTCTATTTAGATTATTCAGCAGGTTTTGGAGGTCGTTATGGAGTACAGAAAGACCGTGTGGATAAGGTCAgtattagagctgcaactattcattattttctgattaattaatcattattttctgattaattgattgttattatatatatatgttatatggtcaaagcagatgaccgcccacctcgagtctggttctgctcgaggtttctgcctcttaaaaggaagtttttccttgccactgtcgccaaagtgcttgctcatggtgggaactgttgggtctctgtaataacattataaagagtcggtctagacctgctctattttgtaaagtgtcatgagatgactttgttgtgatttggcgctatatagataaaattgaattgaattgaattgaaattattattattgagtttATTCTGTAAAATGTACATAGcccaatttcattttaatgggttttatattaaaatacaaatacatatatgtgtaaAATACCACCATTGTTGAGGTATGGAGAGTGTGGTTTATGTGGCTTGGCGGAGGTTTCAGTGAAGCTTATATCTGGGATCAAGCTCCATCATGGCTCGTACATGTTCCTGCTCATATTATACCATTATTGATATATAGGACAATAAAAAACTGAGACAAGCCGCAAATCTTCCAACAAAATATTTGACCAATTGATTATCAAAAGTGTTAATTTAAGTGTCAATGATAATTGCCTATCTTCCTCTCTGGTGATCTCTTTTAGAGTGCAGCTGGCTTCTCAGACATGGACTCCCCTGCCTCTGCTTATGAAAAGACACAACCAATAGAGGCCTGTAAGTTCATTTTCAGCATAATCCACCCTGCTGGCGTCCCCATGTTCAAATGACTGGAAACAAGGCAGAGGTCATTGATAATGAACCctattcatattcatttctCTGTATTATGCAGCAAGTTCAGGTGCAGGAAAACTGAAGGCACGTTTTGAGAACATGGCCAAGGCTTCAGACGTAGAGAACAGGAAGAAAGCTGAAGAAGAGAAAGCGAGAAGACAAgccagagagagcagagagcgaGAGGCAGCCAAACGCAGACAGGAggtaacacatacacatgtaaacatgcaaaGAGGTCACAATCAAGTGATGGTCAACATGCACGGTAATGATTTAACACTACTGTAGGAGCAGAGtcgcagagaggaggaaatccATCCACCACCTGTTCCAGATGTGGATCCAGTGTACGACATGCCACCGGAAATCCACCAGCACATGCTAGAGATAGAAGAAATACATGAGCCAGAGCCAGAGctagaaccagaaccagaaccagagccagaaccagaaccagaaccagagccaGAGctagaaccagaaccagaaccagagccagaaccagaaccagaaccagaaccagagccaGAACTAGAGCCAGAACCAGAACTAGAGTCAGAACCAGAGGTAAGACAATGTGATTCAAACAAATATCAGTTGTACCaaataacagaataaataatTAATCCGTTTAAGGGATAAAGCTggtgatatatatattataatataatatttttatattcacattAATCCACAAATTCCCCATATATCCCAGTAtatctttcattctttcatttataatttcacatttgtgtttcacagtttgtttttaaaatatattggATCTTctctaaatgtaaaatgttaagTCGCACAGCCACATTTTAATAGATGTTTAATAGTTATTTAATATGTGACACAATTTCTTTTTGATGTAATGAGGCAattttggaaaaagaaagaaaaatagactgtagtttttagcaaacgttactcaaacaggagtaaattgtgcatctgttagggactattttcagctgcggatgaatccatatttggtgctctagtgagtacTTAAagcagcaggactgtgtgtgtgggattgggattgagtcaaaataaactacagcgtgtgtgttcatggtaatgtaggaacatgtcatccagtgcaaCTGTGTGGctgactgatgtgtttttaatagttttcgAACGATGGAGCTctacggcacagaggaataagatatatcagggattggctacacagacaattgCTGTTAGAAGGTTCAATTAattattggttttggtcttttcattggacTTTAAGCATCACATACCTGCACTGCAATTCTATTTTTGGACCTGGTTCTTATGCAGCCCCAGTTGGTGCCTCTCACGTATGGACCATTACATTTGAGAATCAGATTTTTTGTTTGAGCAATAAAAACCCAGACAATCTTTGAAAAAACCCAGGGGTCATTAAACAGCACTTACTGCTGctctgaaggtatttccagacTTCCTAACGTATCTCCTAACCCAGGTAGATTGAAATTACTTATGTCCGTGCTCCTTTTGTACAGCACAAGcaaaatattagcatgttattTTGTATGATATTAttgaacattaaaaagaaacatcaaCTTATACTAATTTAACTCAttataacatttcatttttgttcacGTCATCCCAATTTCCAGCTACCTTCTTTGTTTGGATGAGGAAATAAAGGTGCTATAGGGACACaggttaaaaatcttttttactgCCCAACATCCAGATGGTTGAGGAATCTTTAAGGATTCTacgagaggcacaaactgggccTAGGTCTTATATTTGAAATCTCAGGCGATCTCCAGGATTTGAGATCATGAAATCAAAGATACTCTGCGATGTTTCCAGGAGGAACCAGAGTATGATGAGCCCCCGGCCCTGCCTCCACGCTCAGACGACTTCCTCGACCTGGATGTTCCCCCGCTACCTGACAGGTCAGAGGAGGTGGACGATGAAGGAGAGTATGAGGACCTCGCTGAactgcctcctcctgctgagACAGGTCTGCGTCTGCCATCAGTTAAACATCAAACCTTTTGCATATGAAatactcattcatttcaatgtttcTTTTACAGATGTGGACCATGACTATGAGGACCTGACATGTGGCCAGAAGGCAGTAGCAATTTATGACTATGAAGGAGGtgcaacttttaaaaaaaattcttcattaacatttaataatcATCTTCAACATTTGTGAGGACAAATCCTTTCGTCTCCTTtccacacacagaggctgatGATGAGATCTCCTTCAACCCGGACGACATCATCACCAACATAGAGATGATTGACGAGGGCTGGTGGAAGGGACAGTGTCACGGACGCGTTGGCCTCTTCCCGGCCGCTTATGTTCAGTTGATGCAGTGAGCGACGTGCTCGGGGAGTTTCTGCACAAGCTTCACTTTTGCACAATCTCAGGTTTCTTGGGTTGCTCAACATTTTAGCGTTTAGAGTAAATATTGTGCCAAAATAGCTTCTGGTTAGCTAATTTCTATACTTTTACTGTCTACTCTCTGTGGTAATGAGTATCTGAAGGTAGCATGACCACCAAATCAATCAAACCAATATTAGTGGGAGTTGCATCTTGTATCTGCAAAGAACTGATGGGAGTCAATAAAATATTCTACAGgcaagtttgtttgtgttgtttgtaagCCAACAACTTTTATTAGTCCATTTCACATCAGTGTCATCTTACAGTAACATCTGGGCTATTACTGTTTATCATCTTTCACTGGAATTGTATCTTATCGTGGTCATATTGTGTTATCATTTGACATAATTCTGCTCTCCAGATTAATGATTGGAGGCAAAGTGTGGTTAAAGATTGAAATGACAGTTAATGACGTTTAAAAGTGAAAAGCGTTTATTTACAACACAGTTCATTAATTTATGATTTTTGCATACATCTTCTATATCACAGTATATGCAGCGATATTATTAACATATTCCAATTAATTTGGAGATTCTGACCGTAGAGAGATAACAAAGGGGGAGAGAAatggggaatgacatgca
Coding sequences:
- the hcls1 gene encoding src substrate protein p85-like → MWKSVVGHNVSMKVAAEADDWETDPDFENDVSEQEQRWGAKTIEGSGRKEHISVAELRNKVAVEHEQVKQKEQTPKASYGYGGKFGVEKDRMDKVALGNDYVAQVEQHSSQKDAAQGFGGKFGVQKDRVDKSAMGFEYKGEVQQHASQRDYSKGFGGKYGVEKEKVDKAALGYDYKGQTEKHQSQKDYAKGFGGKYGVEKEKVDKAALGYDYKGETEKHQSQKDYSKGFGGKFGVEKEKVDKAALGYDYKGETEKHQSQKDYSAGFGGRYGVQKDRVDKSAAGFSDMDSPASAYEKTQPIEASSSGAGKLKARFENMAKASDVENRKKAEEEKARRQARESREREAAKRRQEEQSRREEEIHPPPVPDVDPVYDMPPEIHQHMLEIEEIHEPEPELEPEPEPEPEPEPEPEPELEPEPEPEPEPEPEPEPEPELEPEPELESEPEEEPEYDEPPALPPRSDDFLDLDVPPLPDRSEEVDDEGEYEDLAELPPPAETDVDHDYEDLTCGQKAVAIYDYEGEADDEISFNPDDIITNIEMIDEGWWKGQCHGRVGLFPAAYVQLMQ